Proteins co-encoded in one Nonomuraea helvata genomic window:
- a CDS encoding N-acetyltransferase family protein, whose protein sequence is MCCDAPRIRPRRFPPEDARLAIYQAGLDTGQASFETTAPSWEDFTAGKLPHLRYVAADAETGEVVGWIAASPVPTRPVYAGVVERSVYVHPGCQAHGIGRALLTAFIAAAEACGVWTIQSGVFPENAASLSLHQALGFRVVGTRERVGRHHGVWRDVLLIERRSTAVGR, encoded by the coding sequence CTGTGTTGCGATGCCCCTCGAATTCGCCCACGCAGATTTCCGCCGGAGGATGCACGCCTGGCGATCTACCAGGCGGGGCTCGACACCGGGCAGGCCAGCTTCGAGACCACGGCGCCTAGCTGGGAGGATTTCACCGCCGGCAAGCTGCCGCATCTGCGCTACGTGGCCGCCGACGCCGAGACCGGCGAGGTCGTCGGCTGGATCGCCGCCTCACCGGTCCCCACCAGGCCCGTCTACGCCGGAGTCGTGGAGCGCAGCGTCTACGTTCACCCCGGCTGCCAGGCGCACGGCATCGGGCGCGCTCTGCTGACCGCGTTCATTGCCGCCGCCGAGGCCTGCGGCGTCTGGACCATCCAGTCCGGCGTCTTCCCGGAGAACGCCGCCAGCCTGTCGCTGCACCAGGCGCTGGGCTTTCGGGTGGTCGGCACCCGCGAGCGTGTCGGACGCCACCACGGCGTCTGGCGCGACGTTCTGCTGATCGAACGGCGCAGCACAGCGGTGGGGCGCTGA
- a CDS encoding ABC transporter permease, with translation MSTVIAPAREAVRAADRVAAARRRVSMGETLGQTLTMAWRALKKMRRNPEQFFDVALQPILFTAMFAFIFGGAIAGDVESYLPLMIPGILAQTVLTTCMATGTQLREDMEKGVFDRFKSLPIARIAPLAGPMVADLVRYTIAATLTFGMGLVMGYRPGGGAGGVLAAILLAIFTGWSLAWVFTWVGTIARSAQAVQGISMMILFPLTFLSNAFVPVETLPGWLAAFVRINPVSHLVTAARDLANSALVSGEVAWTLLACLIVIAIFAPLSVRSYKRHM, from the coding sequence ATGAGCACCGTGATCGCACCCGCCCGCGAGGCGGTCCGGGCCGCCGACCGCGTGGCGGCCGCCAGGCGGCGCGTCTCCATGGGGGAGACGCTCGGCCAGACCCTGACGATGGCGTGGCGGGCGCTCAAGAAGATGCGTCGTAACCCGGAGCAGTTCTTCGACGTGGCGCTGCAGCCCATTCTGTTCACCGCGATGTTCGCCTTCATCTTCGGCGGCGCCATCGCCGGCGACGTGGAGAGCTACCTTCCCCTGATGATCCCCGGAATCCTCGCCCAGACCGTGTTGACGACGTGCATGGCCACGGGCACGCAACTGCGCGAGGACATGGAGAAGGGCGTTTTCGACCGGTTCAAGTCGTTGCCGATCGCCCGGATCGCGCCGCTCGCCGGCCCGATGGTGGCCGACCTGGTGCGCTACACGATCGCGGCTACTCTGACCTTCGGCATGGGCCTGGTGATGGGCTACCGCCCGGGCGGCGGAGCGGGCGGCGTGCTCGCCGCGATCCTGCTGGCGATCTTCACGGGCTGGTCGCTGGCGTGGGTCTTCACCTGGGTCGGCACGATCGCCCGGAGTGCCCAGGCCGTGCAGGGCATCTCCATGATGATCTTGTTTCCGCTGACGTTCCTGTCGAACGCGTTCGTCCCCGTCGAGACCCTGCCCGGCTGGCTGGCCGCGTTCGTACGGATCAACCCGGTCTCACACCTGGTCACGGCCGCCCGCGACCTCGCCAACAGCGCCCTCGTCAGCGGAGAGGTGGCCTGGACGCTCCTGGCATGCCTGATAGTCATCGCGATCTTCGCGCCGCTGTCGGTACGCAGCTACAAGCGGCACATGTGA
- a CDS encoding ATP-binding cassette domain-containing protein, with protein MSITELGRTGGGPAPDGGADLAVRAEGLVKTFGEHRAVDGIDLHVRPGEIFGVLGPNGAGKTTTLRMLATLLTIDAGRAEIFGVDVAGNPHVIRQLVGVTGQYASVDENLTARENLWLFGRLQGIAGPRARRIAGELLGQFGLEEAAYKPIAQFSGGMRRRLDLAASLITRPPLIFLDEPTTGLDPRTRGQMWETIRGLVADGCTVLLTTQYLDEADQLADRVAVIDHGRKVAEGTPDELKSAVGNSALQLLLAEPGEVPAAVEVVRRVLGSDPVLSPEQGRLNVALDQADLAADVLIALRNAGVSISSVSVAKPSLDEVFLALTGHETDKNKTDGDAETGKEENR; from the coding sequence ATGAGCATCACAGAACTCGGACGTACCGGGGGCGGCCCGGCCCCCGACGGGGGCGCAGATCTGGCCGTACGTGCGGAAGGGCTGGTGAAGACGTTCGGCGAGCACCGTGCCGTCGACGGGATCGACCTGCACGTACGCCCCGGTGAGATCTTCGGCGTCCTCGGCCCGAACGGCGCCGGCAAGACCACCACACTACGGATGCTGGCCACCCTGTTGACGATCGACGCGGGCCGTGCCGAGATCTTCGGGGTCGACGTGGCCGGCAACCCGCACGTGATCCGCCAGCTGGTCGGCGTCACCGGACAGTACGCGTCGGTCGACGAGAACCTGACTGCCCGCGAGAACCTCTGGCTCTTCGGCCGCCTGCAGGGCATCGCCGGGCCGCGTGCCCGGCGCATCGCCGGCGAGCTGCTGGGCCAGTTCGGCCTGGAGGAGGCCGCCTACAAACCGATCGCGCAGTTCTCCGGCGGCATGCGCCGGCGCCTCGACCTGGCGGCCAGCCTGATCACCAGGCCGCCGCTGATCTTCCTCGACGAGCCGACCACCGGTCTCGACCCGCGCACGCGCGGCCAGATGTGGGAAACCATCCGCGGTCTGGTCGCCGACGGCTGCACGGTGCTGCTGACCACGCAATATCTGGACGAGGCCGACCAGCTCGCCGATCGCGTCGCCGTCATCGACCACGGCCGCAAAGTCGCCGAGGGCACCCCCGACGAGCTGAAGAGCGCGGTCGGCAACTCCGCCCTCCAGTTGCTGCTCGCCGAGCCGGGCGAGGTGCCCGCCGCCGTGGAGGTCGTGCGGCGCGTCCTCGGCTCCGACCCGGTACTCAGTCCAGAGCAGGGCCGCCTCAACGTCGCCCTCGACCAGGCCGACCTGGCCGCCGACGTACTGATCGCGCTGCGCAACGCCGGGGTGTCGATCTCCTCGGTGAGCGTGGCCAAGCCCAGCCTGGACGAGGTGTTCCTCGCCCTCACCGGCCACGAGACGGACAAGAACAAGACGGACGGGGACGCCGAGACCGGCAAGGAGGAGAACCGATGA